From the Triticum aestivum cultivar Chinese Spring unplaced genomic scaffold, IWGSC CS RefSeq v2.1 scaffold78480, whole genome shotgun sequence genome, one window contains:
- the LOC123176343 gene encoding tyrosine decarboxylase-like: MAPRKFLDNMTGQNGIVPVVVVDTAEKKTQSPSLLDADEFRRQSHQVVDLITEYYDRMGDYPVHPSVTPGFLRNLLPPDAPFRPEPDAFSSALKDVRDIILPGLTHWQSARHMAHFPASSSTIGALGEALTAGINVVPFTWAASPAATELEMLVVDWLGKALHLPESLLFAGGGGGTLLGTSCEAILCTLVAARDRKLAEIGGNRICDLVVYCSDQTHFAFRKAARIAGILRDHCRAIPTCHHNMFALPPTELQAAMQADVEAGLVPLFLCATLGTTQTTAVDPIGELCAVSAPHGVWVHVDAAYGGSALVCPEFTHVIDGVEAVDSFSMNAHKWLLANNDCCAMWVKKPRVLVAALGPEQDLILKDAASEGHNVVDYMDWTITLTRRFRALKMWLVLRCYGIQGLRNHIRNHVRMAEAFEKMVKADERFEVVTDRKFALVCFRLRSPDKFGGADKQAANQLNRRLLEEVNAATSGPYMSSANVGGMFILRCAIGSTLTEDHHVSDAWKVVQDQATIILRH; this comes from the coding sequence ATGGCCCCACGTAAATTCTTGGACAACATGACTGGCCAAAATGGCATCGTCCCGGTGGTGGTCGTGGACACGGCGGAGAAGAAGACGCAATCTCCCAGCCTGCTTGACGCTGACGAGTTCCGGCGTCAGAGTCACCAGGTAGTTGACTTGATCACCGAGTACTATGACCGCATGGGCGACTACCCCGTGCACCCCAGCGTTACCCCTGGTTTCCTCCGCAACTTGCTCCCCCCGGACGCACCCTTCCGTCCGGAGCCGGACGCGTTCAGCTCCGCGCTCAAGGACGTCCGCGACATCATCCTCCCGGGCCTGACGCACTGGCAGAGCGCCCGCCACATGGCGCACTTCCCGGCGTCAAGCAGCACCATCGGCGCCCTAGGGGAGGCGCTCACCGCGGGCATCAACGTCGTCCCGTTCACATGGGCCGCCTCACCGGCCGCCACCGAGCTTGAAATGCTGGTCGTGGACTGGCTCGGAAAGGCGCTGCACCTGCCGGAGAGTCTCCTCTTCGCCGGTGGTGGCGGTGGAACTCTTCTTGGTACCTCTTGTGAGGCGATACTCTGCACTCTTGTGGCCGCGAGGGACCGGAAGCTCGCCGAGATCGGCGGGAACAGGATCTGCGACCTCGTCGTCTACTGCTCCGACCAGACACACTTCGCCTTCCGCAAGGCCGCACGCATTGCCGGCATCCTGCGTGACCACTGCCGCGCCATACCCACGTGCCACCACAACATGTTCGCTCTCCCGCCCACGGAACTGCAAGCGGCCATGCAGGCTGACGTGGAAGCCGGGCTGGTGCCACTTTTCTTGTGCGCGACGCTGGGGACGACCCAGACGACTGCCGTCGACCCCATCGGCGAGCTGTGCGCTGTCAGTGCACCACACGGCGTGTGGGTGCACGTGGACGCCGCCTACGGCGGCTCCGCGCTAGTCTGCCCGGAGTTCACCCACGTGATCGACGGCGTGGAGGCCGTCGACTCGTTCAGCATGAACGCCCACAAGTGGCTCCTCGCCAACAACGACTGCTGCGCCATGTGGGTGAAGAAGCCGAGGGTGCTGGTGGCGGCGCTCGGGCCGGAGCAGGATTTGATCCTCAAGGACGCGGCATCGGAGGGGCACAACGTGGTCGACTACATGGACTGGACCATAACGCTGACCCGCCGGTTCCGCGCGCTCAAGATGTGGCTCGTGCTCCGCTGCTACGGCATCCAAGGCCTGCGCAACCACATCCGCAATCACGTCCGCATGGCCGAGGCATTCGAGAAGATGGTCAAGGCCGACGAAAGGTTCGAGGTGGTGACGGACAGGAAGTTTGCGCTGGTGTGCTTCCGGCTCCGGTCACCGGACAAATTCGGCGGGGCCGACAAGCAGGCGGCCAACCAGCTCAACCGACGCCTCCTTGAGGAGGTGAACGCTGCCACCTCAGGCCCCTACATGAGCTCGGCAAACGTAGGTGGCATGTTCATACTAAGGTGTGCCATTGGAAGCACACTCACAGAGGACCACCACGTGAGCGATGCATGGAAGGTTGTGCAGGATCAGGCCACCATAATCCTTCGTCATTGA